From the Musa acuminata AAA Group cultivar baxijiao chromosome BXJ3-7, Cavendish_Baxijiao_AAA, whole genome shotgun sequence genome, one window contains:
- the LOC103990460 gene encoding jacalin-related lectin 19 — MSNIVNEEIVVKVGPRGDVVSRSVEWDESTYGNVKQILVTHGNAINSIQIIYDINGTAALAHRHGGDGDYFDCISFEPWEYLTSISGHYGPVEQRGAVVMRSLKFGTNRTNYGPFGREEGTPFCFNFHSGLDFGGFHGRSTGSHLSALGIYVKSISLKHHFKPDPPQRHAAPPRLFSASVDPCACVL, encoded by the exons ATG AGCAATATTGTGAACGAGGAGATCGTCGTGAAGGTCGGACCGCGCGGGGACGTGGTGAGCCGAAGCGTGGAGTGGGATGAATCGACCTACGGGAACGTAAAGCAGATCCTCGTCACCCATGGCAACGCCATCAACTCCATCCAAATCATATACGACATCAATGGCACCGCAGCACTCGCACACAGGCACGGTGGCGATGGCGACTACTTCGACTGC ATCAGCTTCGAACCCTGGGAGTACCTGACGTCCATCAGCGGCCACTACGGACCGGTGGAGCAGCGAGGTGCGGTGGTGATGAGGTCGCTGAAGTTTGGCACCAACAGGACGAACTACGGCCCGTTCGGGAGGGAAGAAGGCACTCCCTTTTGCTTCAACTTCCACTCCGGCCTTGACTTCGGTGGGTTTCACGGTCGCTCCACCGGCAGCCACCTCTCCGCCCTAGGCATCTACGTCAAAAGCATCAGCCTGAAGCACCATTTCAAGCCTGATCCGCCTCAGCGCCACGCCGCGCCGCCACGCCTGTTCTCCGCTTCAGTAGATCCTTGTGCCTGCGTGCTTTAA